Proteins encoded in a region of the Pseudomonas putida genome:
- a CDS encoding DUF481 domain-containing protein — protein MNTRSLLCLLAASLCASPVFADTVWMKNGDRLSGKIKVFDGGKLLLETPYGGSIALDWKEVQTLESDQEMLVKQDAYSGEKAKSLKAAEPGKVTLANGEAPKTVELASIEQIMKPKPLVEDFVWKGNVDVALDYKRAENDTDDYDVGFKTTARHGRWRHNAEGEYNRETKDDVTTTDNWSAEYALDRFMTEKWFWQGRAEYKRDRIEDLARQRTVGTGPGYQFWDDELGAFSLGSLINRTDFEYQDGSKDNFYSAAVKWDYTRYLIGKNVQLFTNGEFAKPLGGVADYSLDAEIGLRYKVTEWASLNLKAEKDIITGTRESDLDKTRYTAGFGVTW, from the coding sequence ATGAATACTAGATCGTTGTTGTGCCTGCTAGCTGCCTCCTTGTGCGCCTCCCCGGTGTTCGCCGACACCGTGTGGATGAAAAACGGTGACCGGCTCAGTGGCAAGATCAAAGTTTTCGACGGCGGCAAGCTGCTGCTGGAAACCCCCTATGGCGGGTCGATCGCCCTGGACTGGAAAGAAGTCCAAACCCTGGAAAGCGACCAGGAGATGCTGGTCAAGCAGGACGCCTACAGCGGTGAGAAGGCCAAGTCGCTGAAGGCCGCCGAGCCAGGCAAGGTGACTCTGGCCAATGGCGAGGCGCCGAAAACGGTGGAACTGGCCAGCATCGAGCAGATCATGAAGCCCAAGCCCCTGGTCGAGGACTTCGTATGGAAAGGCAACGTCGACGTAGCGCTGGACTACAAGCGCGCCGAGAACGACACCGACGATTACGACGTAGGCTTCAAGACCACCGCCCGCCATGGCCGCTGGCGGCACAATGCCGAAGGCGAATACAACCGCGAGACCAAGGACGACGTCACCACCACCGACAACTGGAGCGCCGAGTACGCCCTGGACCGCTTCATGACCGAGAAGTGGTTCTGGCAGGGGCGTGCGGAATACAAGCGCGACCGTATCGAAGACCTGGCCCGTCAGCGTACCGTCGGCACCGGCCCGGGTTACCAGTTCTGGGATGACGAACTGGGCGCGTTCTCGCTGGGCTCGCTGATCAACCGCACCGACTTCGAGTACCAGGACGGCTCCAAGGACAACTTCTATTCCGCGGCGGTGAAGTGGGACTACACCCGCTACCTGATCGGCAAGAACGTGCAATTGTTCACCAACGGCGAGTTCGCCAAACCGTTGGGTGGCGTGGCCGACTACTCGCTGGATGCCGAGATTGGCCTGCGCTACAAGGTCACCGAGTGGGCCTCGCTGAACCTCAAGGCGGAGAAGGACATCATCACCGGCACGCGTGAGAGTGACCTGGACAAGACGCGCTATACCGCGGGCTTCGGCGTTACCTGGTAA
- a CDS encoding MGMT family protein: protein MSDGYAHALDSAEGRRTALYSVLGQVPAGKVVSYGQLAELAGLGRAARWVGRTLGQLPEDTRLPWHRVLGAGGRLSLALGTPSGDEQRARLRAEGVNVTNNRVDMTRHGWRPMEHSG from the coding sequence ATGTCTGATGGATATGCGCACGCGCTTGATTCCGCCGAGGGCCGACGAACGGCGCTATATTCAGTACTTGGGCAGGTGCCGGCCGGCAAAGTGGTGAGCTATGGCCAACTGGCCGAACTGGCAGGGCTTGGCCGAGCAGCGCGTTGGGTCGGCCGTACCCTTGGGCAGTTGCCCGAGGACACACGCCTGCCCTGGCACCGGGTGCTCGGTGCAGGGGGCCGGTTGAGCCTGGCACTGGGCACCCCATCGGGGGATGAACAACGGGCGCGACTACGCGCGGAAGGTGTGAATGTAACCAACAATCGTGTGGATATGACGCGCCATGGCTGGCGCCCAATGGAGCACAGCGGTTAG
- a CDS encoding AmpG family muropeptide MFS transporter: protein MPRKTWRAALAAYASPSTLVLLLLGFAAGLPYMLVFSTLSVWLREAGVARETIGYASLIGLAYAFKWVWSPLLDQWRLPLLGGLGRRRSWLLLSQALVVIGLVGMSLCDPQQHLSWLIAMAVLVAFASATQDIAVDAYRLEIADDQRQAALAASYMAGYRVAALLATAGALFFAEWFGSTGFSYLHKAWAGTYVMFGVMMLPALFTTLVMREPPVPMRTQLSAARYGLVHQMASVFVLIILLVSVPASFTQMFNTGWSSVISGDATPLDLLLEDRAFLRLILYVLLTWACLSSLGRRGLAPVLTPVNDFIARYRWQALLLLGLIATYRMSDTVMGVMANVFYIDMGFTKDQIASVSKIFGLIMTLVGAGVGGLLIVRFGIMPILFIGGVASAGTNILFLMLADMGPNLEMLVVTISLDNFSSGMATSAFVAYLSSLTNLKFSATQYALLSSIMLLLPRLIGGYSGVMVEKFGYHDFFLITALLGVPTLILIALQWRQEAGRGTPVAEENSAAERP from the coding sequence ATGCCCCGTAAAACCTGGCGCGCTGCGCTTGCTGCCTATGCCAGCCCGTCAACCTTGGTACTTTTGCTACTCGGTTTCGCCGCCGGCCTGCCCTACATGCTGGTGTTCTCGACCCTGTCGGTGTGGTTGCGCGAAGCCGGCGTGGCCCGTGAAACCATTGGTTATGCCAGCCTGATCGGCCTGGCCTACGCCTTCAAGTGGGTGTGGTCGCCGCTGCTCGACCAATGGCGCCTGCCGCTGCTCGGTGGCCTGGGTCGCCGCCGCTCGTGGCTGCTGTTATCGCAGGCGCTGGTGGTGATCGGCTTGGTCGGCATGAGCCTGTGCGACCCGCAACAACATCTGTCATGGCTGATTGCCATGGCCGTGCTGGTGGCCTTTGCCTCGGCGACCCAGGACATCGCTGTGGACGCCTACCGCTTGGAGATCGCTGACGACCAGCGTCAGGCTGCGCTCGCTGCCAGCTACATGGCCGGGTACCGGGTAGCTGCCCTGCTGGCCACGGCCGGCGCGCTGTTCTTTGCCGAATGGTTCGGCTCCACCGGTTTCAGCTATCTGCACAAGGCATGGGCCGGCACCTACGTGATGTTCGGGGTCATGATGCTGCCCGCCCTGTTCACCACCCTGGTCATGCGCGAACCGCCAGTGCCCATGCGCACTCAGCTGTCGGCAGCACGCTATGGGCTGGTGCACCAGATGGCCTCGGTGTTCGTGTTGATCATCCTCCTGGTGTCGGTACCGGCCAGCTTCACCCAGATGTTCAACACCGGCTGGTCCAGCGTGATTTCCGGTGACGCCACGCCGCTCGATCTGTTACTGGAAGACCGCGCTTTCCTGCGCCTGATCCTTTACGTGCTGCTGACCTGGGCGTGCCTGTCGAGCCTCGGCCGTCGCGGCCTGGCCCCAGTGCTGACCCCGGTCAACGACTTCATCGCCCGCTACCGCTGGCAAGCCCTGCTGCTGCTTGGCCTGATTGCCACCTATCGCATGTCGGACACGGTGATGGGCGTAATGGCCAACGTGTTCTACATCGACATGGGCTTCACCAAGGACCAGATCGCCAGCGTCAGCAAGATCTTCGGCCTGATCATGACCCTGGTCGGCGCCGGGGTCGGCGGCCTGTTGATCGTGCGCTTCGGGATCATGCCGATCCTGTTCATCGGCGGCGTAGCCTCGGCCGGCACCAACATCCTGTTCCTGATGCTGGCAGACATGGGCCCGAACCTGGAAATGCTGGTGGTGACCATCTCGCTGGACAACTTCAGCTCTGGCATGGCCACTTCGGCCTTTGTCGCCTACCTGTCGAGCCTGACCAACCTCAAGTTCTCGGCGACCCAATATGCGCTGCTCAGCTCGATCATGCTGCTGTTGCCACGCCTGATCGGCGGCTATTCGGGGGTGATGGTGGAGAAGTTCGGTTACCACGACTTCTTCCTGATTACTGCCTTGCTGGGCGTGCCTACATTGATTCTGATCGCCCTGCAGTGGCGCCAGGAGGCTGGGCGAGGCACCCCGGTGGCAGAGGAAAACTCGGCGGCCGAGCGGCCCTGA
- a CDS encoding MFS transporter encodes MKPLLYITPLRALLFGLTLALFELLTYLASDAVMPAMPVVVGDLNASPEYIPHALNLYLLGGVVLQWLIGPLADRYGRRPLLLVGCAFFGLSCLATFWVHDIGLFNLLRLLQGIGLGFVVTVSYPALNEAFSEADAVRMMALLANIALLSPLLGPLVGTLLLQWLDWRWLFVAFAIGAVLVWLLLYRLMPETLGVERRDGSRLAFTPIHLLPLLAGYGQLLANRRFVAGSAALGLVGLPLIGWIGLSPVLLIHDEGLSTLEYALWQLPVFGGLILGNLIINRIADRYPLPALVRGALWPYLAGLSLMVLVTWYWPSVTSVVAGMSLYALGLGVANAVLYRMTLFSSEQSKGLVSAMLGMITIALLGLGGALLAMIGAGASLLHFALAAGVAGALALWPLWFVVGGRPGEGAVAQ; translated from the coding sequence ATGAAACCACTGCTGTACATCACCCCCTTGCGTGCCTTGCTGTTCGGCCTGACCCTGGCTCTGTTCGAGCTGCTGACCTACCTGGCCAGCGACGCGGTCATGCCGGCCATGCCGGTGGTGGTCGGCGACCTGAACGCCAGCCCCGAATACATTCCCCATGCTCTCAACCTGTACCTGCTGGGGGGCGTGGTACTGCAATGGCTGATCGGCCCGCTGGCCGACCGATATGGCCGGCGCCCGTTGCTGCTGGTCGGTTGCGCGTTCTTCGGTTTGTCCTGCCTGGCCACCTTCTGGGTCCATGATATTGGCCTGTTCAACCTGCTGCGCCTGTTGCAGGGCATAGGCCTGGGCTTTGTGGTCACGGTCAGCTACCCGGCGCTGAACGAGGCCTTCAGCGAGGCTGATGCCGTGCGCATGATGGCCTTGCTGGCCAACATTGCCCTGCTGTCGCCGCTGCTCGGGCCGCTGGTGGGCACCTTGTTGCTGCAGTGGCTGGACTGGCGCTGGCTGTTCGTGGCGTTCGCCATTGGCGCGGTGTTGGTCTGGCTGCTGCTGTATCGCCTGATGCCGGAAACCCTGGGTGTGGAACGCCGAGATGGCTCGCGCCTGGCATTCACACCAATCCACCTGCTGCCACTGCTGGCGGGTTACGGCCAGTTGCTGGCCAACCGTCGCTTCGTTGCCGGCAGCGCTGCCCTTGGGCTGGTCGGCTTGCCACTGATTGGCTGGATCGGCCTGTCGCCGGTGCTGCTGATTCACGATGAGGGTTTAAGCACCCTGGAATACGCGTTGTGGCAGTTGCCGGTATTTGGCGGGCTGATTCTCGGCAACCTGATCATCAACCGTATCGCCGACCGCTACCCGTTGCCGGCTTTGGTGCGTGGCGCGCTTTGGCCGTACCTGGCCGGCCTGAGCCTGATGGTGCTGGTGACCTGGTACTGGCCGAGCGTGACCAGTGTGGTGGCGGGCATGTCGCTGTACGCACTGGGGTTGGGCGTGGCCAACGCGGTGCTGTACCGCATGACGTTGTTCTCCAGCGAGCAAAGCAAGGGCCTGGTTTCGGCCATGCTGGGGATGATCACCATTGCCTTGTTGGGGCTGGGCGGGGCGTTGCTGGCGATGATTGGCGCCGGTGCCAGCTTGCTGCACTTTGCCTTGGCGGCGGGTGTGGCGGGGGCGTTGGCGTTGTGGCCGTTGTGGTTTGTCGTAGGCGGGCGCCCTGGGGAAGGGGCTGTAGCTCAGTAA
- a CDS encoding mechanosensitive ion channel family protein — translation MDLNAEVDQLVRQSQTWIPLIMEYGSRVLLALLTLAVGWWIINKVSARLGKLVGLRNADLALQGFISTLANIVLKVLLMVSVASMIGIETTSFVAAIGAAGLAIGLALQGSLANFAGGVLILMFRPFRIGDWIEAQGVSGTVDSIQIFHTVLRTGDNKTVIMPNGSLSNGIITNTNRQPTRKVVFDVGVDYEADLQKARNVLLALAEDPRVLPDPAPQAVVATLGDSSITVSLRLWTKTSDYWDVMFMLNEHARDRLKAEGIDIPFPQRVIRVVQETAAQ, via the coding sequence ATGGATTTGAACGCTGAAGTCGATCAGCTGGTCCGCCAATCGCAAACCTGGATCCCTTTGATCATGGAATACGGCAGCCGTGTGCTGCTGGCACTGCTCACCCTCGCGGTCGGCTGGTGGATCATCAACAAGGTCAGCGCCCGCCTCGGCAAGCTGGTTGGCCTGCGCAACGCCGACCTGGCGCTGCAGGGTTTTATCAGTACCCTGGCGAACATCGTGCTGAAGGTGCTGCTGATGGTCAGCGTGGCCTCGATGATCGGCATCGAGACCACCTCGTTCGTTGCCGCCATCGGTGCCGCAGGCCTGGCCATCGGCTTGGCCTTGCAAGGTAGCCTGGCGAACTTCGCCGGCGGTGTGTTGATTTTGATGTTCCGCCCGTTCCGTATCGGTGATTGGATTGAGGCGCAGGGTGTTTCCGGCACCGTCGACAGCATCCAGATCTTCCACACCGTGCTGCGCACCGGTGACAACAAGACCGTCATCATGCCCAACGGTAGCCTGTCCAACGGCATCATCACCAACACCAACCGCCAGCCGACGCGCAAGGTGGTGTTCGATGTAGGTGTGGACTACGAGGCCGACCTGCAGAAGGCTCGCAATGTGCTGCTGGCGCTGGCAGAGGACCCGCGTGTGCTGCCTGACCCTGCACCGCAGGCGGTAGTGGCGACGTTGGGCGACAGCTCGATTACCGTGTCGCTGCGGTTGTGGACCAAGACGTCCGATTACTGGGACGTGATGTTCATGCTCAACGAGCATGCGCGTGACCGGTTAAAGGCCGAAGGGATCGACATTCCGTTCCCGCAGCGGGTGATTCGTGTGGTGCAGGAGACTGCAGCGCAGTAA
- a CDS encoding YajQ family cyclic di-GMP-binding protein, giving the protein MPSFDVVSELDKHEVQNAVDNAIKELDRRYDLKGKGSFEFKDKDQTVMLTAEEEFQLEAMLEILRLALVKRKIDVKCLETKDPYPSGKEKKQEAKFREGIDKDLAKKIVATIKDGKLKVQAAIQGEQVRVTGKKRDDLQEAIALLRTKEFDMPLQFNNFRD; this is encoded by the coding sequence ATGCCTTCGTTCGACGTGGTATCGGAACTGGACAAGCACGAAGTGCAGAACGCCGTTGATAACGCCATCAAGGAGCTTGATCGCCGTTACGACCTGAAGGGCAAGGGCTCCTTCGAGTTCAAGGACAAAGATCAGACCGTGATGCTTACCGCCGAGGAAGAGTTCCAGCTCGAAGCGATGCTGGAAATCCTGCGCTTGGCACTGGTCAAACGCAAGATCGACGTGAAATGCCTGGAAACCAAGGACCCGTACCCTTCCGGCAAGGAAAAGAAACAGGAAGCCAAGTTCCGCGAGGGCATCGACAAGGACCTGGCGAAAAAGATCGTTGCCACCATCAAGGATGGCAAGCTGAAAGTACAGGCCGCCATCCAGGGCGAGCAGGTGCGCGTAACCGGCAAGAAGCGCGACGACCTGCAGGAAGCCATTGCCCTGCTGCGCACCAAGGAATTTGACATGCCGCTGCAGTTCAACAACTTCCGCGACTGA
- a CDS encoding putative 2-dehydropantoate 2-reductase → MSSTWHILGAGSLGSLWACRLARAGKAVRLILRDGQRLQAYQQAGGLTLVEQEQPQHYAIPAETAQAQGPIHRLLVACKAYDAALAIAGVAPRLAEGAEVLLLQNGLGSQDEVADLVPRARCIFVSSTEGAFREGDWQVRFAGHGFNWLGDPRNPTIPAWFDDLHEAGIPAEWTVDILTRLWRKLALNCAINPLTVLHDCQNGGLLGHLAEVQALCVELAQLLRRCGQPKAADELDEEVQRVILATAANYSSMYQDVRAGRRTELHYLLGHACRAAGRHGLQLPQLEHLLQRLVENLRTRGLPCD, encoded by the coding sequence ATGAGCAGCACCTGGCATATTCTCGGCGCCGGCAGCCTGGGCAGCCTGTGGGCCTGCCGCCTGGCACGCGCGGGCAAGGCAGTGCGCCTGATCCTGCGCGACGGGCAACGGCTGCAGGCTTATCAGCAGGCCGGCGGCCTGACCCTGGTCGAACAGGAGCAACCCCAGCACTACGCCATCCCTGCCGAAACCGCGCAGGCGCAAGGCCCGATCCACCGCCTGCTGGTAGCCTGCAAGGCCTATGATGCGGCGCTGGCGATCGCCGGTGTAGCACCGCGGCTTGCCGAGGGCGCCGAGGTACTGCTGTTGCAAAATGGCCTTGGCAGCCAGGATGAGGTCGCCGACCTGGTGCCACGCGCGCGCTGCATCTTCGTCTCCAGCACCGAGGGGGCCTTTCGCGAAGGGGACTGGCAGGTGCGTTTTGCCGGCCATGGCTTCAACTGGCTGGGCGACCCACGCAACCCCACGATCCCTGCCTGGTTCGATGACCTGCACGAAGCAGGCATTCCCGCTGAGTGGACGGTGGACATTCTCACCCGCTTGTGGCGCAAGCTGGCGCTCAATTGCGCCATCAACCCGCTGACTGTGCTGCACGACTGCCAGAACGGCGGGCTGCTGGGGCACTTGGCTGAAGTGCAGGCTCTGTGCGTCGAGCTGGCCCAGTTGCTACGCCGCTGTGGTCAGCCGAAAGCAGCCGATGAGCTGGACGAAGAAGTGCAGCGGGTTATCCTCGCCACCGCAGCCAACTACTCTTCGATGTACCAGGACGTGCGCGCGGGCCGGCGCACCGAGCTGCACTACCTGCTCGGCCATGCCTGCCGGGCCGCAGGCCGGCATGGCCTGCAGCTGCCGCAGCTGGAACACCTGCTGCAGCGCCTGGTCGAAAACCTGCGCACGCGTGGCTTGCCCTGCGACTGA
- a CDS encoding ATP-binding protein: MTLRQRLENLPVGQKLLAALLVLLVTILLVANLTFISAAYWITQESMAPQALQTIGRLVANPQLAARAGDTPDTASALLKELDSYTPLRAAAVYGGDGRLLAQLQHGEPLALPKRFRNIDGWRLMEFRSTQLIRIPRDANPPAHLLLVASSELPTAFYTGTLSASLGILVFSILLWIVIARQIKRLITQPINQLEELSRQVTREESYALRARRGNDDEIGSLAEAFNTMLSRIEAREHQLKRARDEFQDAYDQAQGLAEETRHTNRKLELEVQVRSKIEKKLTGFQNYLNSIIDSMPSALIALDEQLYVTQWNHEATVLSGTPLDEALNQPVFIAFEPLKPFLPQLKETVEKHRVAKIERVTWPKDDDLRHYALTFYPLTGGGGRGVVIRIDDITQRLSLEEMMVQSEKMLSVGGLAAGMAHEINNPLGAILHNVQNIRRRLSTDLPRNQEQAQELGIDLATVNRYLDSREVPQLLDGIAQAGARAAKIVTHMLSFSRRSNRQLVPCELPALIDQALEIAGNDFDLAIGFDFKGQAIVRQFDPNLGPVPCTANELEQVLLNLLKNAAQAIHQRPQPSEPGRITLRTRLNPPWAEIQVEDNGVGMPEAVRKRTFEPFFTTKEIGQGTGLGLSVSYFIITNNHKGQMEVQSTPGQGTCFTLRLPLGQPATPANTEK, translated from the coding sequence ATGACCTTGCGCCAACGCCTGGAAAACCTGCCGGTCGGGCAGAAGCTGCTGGCGGCCCTGCTGGTATTGCTGGTAACCATCCTGCTGGTGGCCAACCTTACCTTCATCAGCGCCGCCTACTGGATCACCCAGGAAAGCATGGCACCGCAGGCTCTGCAGACCATAGGCCGGCTGGTAGCCAACCCGCAGCTTGCGGCCCGCGCCGGCGATACCCCCGACACCGCCAGCGCCCTGCTCAAGGAGCTGGACAGCTACACACCGCTGCGCGCTGCCGCTGTCTACGGGGGTGATGGTCGCCTGCTTGCACAACTGCAGCATGGCGAGCCGCTGGCCCTGCCCAAGCGTTTTCGCAACATCGACGGCTGGCGCCTGATGGAATTTCGAAGCACTCAGCTGATCCGCATTCCGCGCGATGCCAACCCACCGGCGCACCTGCTGCTGGTGGCCAGCAGCGAACTGCCCACGGCCTTCTACACCGGCACCCTCAGCGCCAGCCTGGGCATTCTGGTGTTCAGTATCCTGCTGTGGATCGTCATCGCCCGGCAGATCAAACGCCTGATCACCCAGCCGATCAACCAGCTGGAAGAACTCAGCCGCCAGGTCACCCGCGAAGAGAGCTACGCCTTGCGCGCCCGGCGCGGCAACGACGATGAAATCGGCAGCCTGGCCGAGGCTTTCAATACCATGCTGTCGCGCATCGAGGCCCGCGAGCATCAGCTCAAGCGCGCCCGCGACGAATTCCAGGATGCCTACGACCAGGCTCAGGGCCTGGCCGAGGAGACCCGCCACACCAACCGCAAGCTGGAACTGGAAGTGCAGGTGCGCAGCAAGATCGAGAAAAAGCTCACCGGCTTCCAGAACTACCTCAATAGCATCATCGACTCGATGCCCTCGGCACTGATCGCCCTCGACGAACAGCTTTACGTGACCCAGTGGAACCACGAAGCCACGGTGCTTTCCGGCACGCCGCTGGACGAAGCACTGAACCAGCCAGTGTTCATTGCCTTTGAACCGCTCAAGCCGTTCCTGCCACAGCTGAAGGAAACCGTGGAAAAACACCGGGTGGCGAAGATCGAGCGGGTTACCTGGCCCAAAGACGACGACCTGCGCCATTACGCCCTGACCTTCTACCCGCTGACCGGCGGCGGCGGGCGCGGTGTGGTCATCCGTATCGACGACATCACCCAGCGCCTGTCACTGGAAGAAATGATGGTGCAATCGGAGAAAATGCTTTCGGTCGGTGGCCTGGCTGCCGGCATGGCCCACGAAATCAACAACCCGCTGGGCGCCATCCTGCACAACGTGCAAAACATACGCCGACGCCTGTCGACCGACCTGCCGCGCAACCAGGAACAGGCCCAAGAGCTGGGCATCGACCTGGCCACGGTCAACCGCTACCTGGACAGCCGCGAGGTGCCGCAACTGCTCGACGGCATCGCGCAAGCCGGCGCCCGGGCGGCGAAAATCGTAACCCACATGCTCAGCTTCAGCCGACGCAGCAACCGCCAGCTGGTGCCGTGCGAGCTGCCGGCACTGATCGACCAGGCACTGGAAATTGCTGGCAATGACTTCGACCTGGCCATCGGTTTCGACTTCAAGGGCCAGGCAATCGTGCGCCAGTTCGACCCCAACCTGGGGCCAGTACCCTGCACGGCCAACGAGCTGGAACAAGTGCTGCTCAACTTGCTGAAGAACGCCGCCCAGGCCATCCACCAGCGCCCGCAGCCGAGTGAGCCCGGGCGCATCACCCTGCGTACCCGGCTGAACCCGCCATGGGCGGAGATCCAGGTCGAGGACAACGGCGTCGGCATGCCCGAGGCGGTGCGCAAGCGCACCTTCGAGCCGTTCTTCACCACCAAGGAAATCGGCCAGGGCACCGGGCTTGGCCTGTCGGTCTCGTACTTCATCATCACCAATAACCATAAGGGGCAGATGGAAGTGCAGTCCACGCCCGGCCAGGGCACTTGCTTTACCCTGCGCTTGCCCCTCGGCCAGCCGGCGACGCCGGCCAACACGGAGAAGTGA
- a CDS encoding cob(I)yrinic acid a,c-diamide adenosyltransferase, with translation MGYRLSKIYTRTGDKGETGLGDGRRVPKDHPRIEAIGEVDSLNSQLGLLLAGLDEQGLDELSAVLVPCQHRLFDLGGELAMPSYQALTLAEVERLEAAIDVWNEELGPLKNFILPSGSALVAQAHVCRSLARSAERRCQQLNAIEPLQGVGLAYINRLSDLLFVAARIIGRRQGVAEVLWQPAEKPKG, from the coding sequence ATGGGCTACCGCCTGTCGAAGATCTACACTCGCACCGGCGACAAGGGCGAAACCGGCCTGGGCGACGGACGCCGGGTACCCAAGGACCACCCGCGGATCGAGGCAATTGGCGAGGTGGACAGCCTGAACAGCCAGTTGGGCCTGCTGCTGGCGGGGCTGGACGAGCAAGGGCTGGACGAGCTGAGTGCTGTGCTGGTGCCATGTCAGCACCGCTTGTTCGACCTGGGTGGTGAGCTGGCGATGCCCAGTTACCAGGCGTTGACCCTGGCAGAGGTGGAGCGCCTGGAGGCGGCCATCGATGTGTGGAACGAAGAGCTGGGGCCGTTGAAGAACTTCATCTTGCCCAGTGGTTCGGCGCTGGTGGCACAAGCCCATGTGTGCCGCAGCCTGGCGCGCAGTGCAGAGCGGCGGTGTCAGCAGTTGAATGCCATAGAGCCGCTGCAAGGCGTTGGGTTGGCGTACATCAATCGGCTTTCCGATCTGCTGTTCGTGGCAGCGCGGATCATTGGCAGACGCCAGGGCGTGGCTGAGGTGTTGTGGCAGCCTGCTGAGAAACCGAAAGGCTGA
- a CDS encoding Nudix family hydrolase has protein sequence MKRIHVVAAVIRGTDGRILIARRADTQHQGGLWEFPGGKVEEGEGVEAALARELREELGIEVTRSRALIKVSHDYPDKQVLLDVREVEAFTGEPHGAEGQPLEWVAPRDLPQYEFPEANKPIVAAARLPDQYLITPDGLEVPQMLKGIQRAVANGTRLIQLRAPDMYDPKYRDVAVDAVGLCAGKAQLMLKGPLEWLGDFPSAGWHLTAAQLRKYAAKGRPFPKERWLAASCHSVEELALAEQMGVDFVTLSPVQATQTHPEAVPLGWDEAQRLIAGFSKPVYLLGGVGPGEREQAWNAGAQGVAGIRAFWPEI, from the coding sequence GTGAAACGGATACATGTTGTAGCTGCGGTCATTCGTGGTACTGACGGCCGCATTCTGATTGCACGCAGGGCCGATACCCAGCACCAGGGCGGCCTGTGGGAGTTTCCCGGCGGCAAAGTGGAGGAGGGGGAAGGCGTGGAAGCGGCATTGGCCCGTGAGCTGCGCGAGGAGCTGGGCATCGAGGTGACCCGCTCGCGTGCGCTGATCAAGGTCAGCCATGACTACCCGGACAAACAGGTGCTGCTGGACGTGCGCGAGGTCGAAGCGTTCACGGGCGAACCTCATGGCGCGGAAGGGCAGCCGCTGGAATGGGTTGCGCCGCGCGATTTGCCGCAGTACGAATTCCCTGAGGCCAACAAGCCGATCGTTGCAGCCGCACGCCTGCCGGACCAGTACCTGATTACCCCGGATGGCCTGGAAGTGCCGCAGATGCTCAAAGGCATCCAGAGGGCGGTGGCCAACGGTACGCGCTTGATTCAGTTGCGGGCGCCGGACATGTACGACCCCAAGTACCGCGATGTAGCGGTGGATGCCGTCGGGCTGTGCGCAGGCAAGGCTCAGTTGATGCTCAAGGGGCCGCTGGAATGGCTGGGCGATTTCCCGTCGGCGGGTTGGCACCTGACGGCTGCGCAGTTGCGCAAGTACGCCGCCAAAGGCAGGCCGTTCCCCAAGGAGCGCTGGCTGGCGGCGTCCTGCCACAGCGTCGAGGAACTGGCGCTGGCTGAGCAGATGGGCGTGGACTTTGTCACCTTGTCGCCGGTGCAGGCGACCCAGACTCACCCAGAGGCGGTGCCGCTGGGGTGGGATGAGGCGCAGCGATTGATTGCCGGGTTCAGCAAGCCGGTTTACCTGTTGGGCGGGGTAGGGCCGGGCGAGCGCGAGCAGGCCTGGAATGCCGGGGCACAGGGTGTGGCAGGGATCCGCGCGTTCTGGCCTGAAATCTGA
- a CDS encoding glutathione S-transferase family protein: MSYHLIIGDKLYSSWSLRGALALELAGVPYEETLIKLNQPDTRQRILAFSSTGKVPLLKSEQGVIADSLAIAEYLNEQHPEAQLWPADVAARAQARSACAQMHSGFFALRSAMPFDLSRDQALDDIPLEVQVDIDRIVALWSECRVVAKDSGPFLFGKPSLADAFFAPVAVRLRTYRVEVPAEAAAYIETIYQWPAFQAWQQAGLAEREG; the protein is encoded by the coding sequence ATGAGCTATCACCTGATCATCGGCGACAAGCTGTATTCCTCCTGGTCGCTGCGTGGCGCCCTGGCCCTCGAGCTGGCTGGCGTGCCCTACGAAGAAACCCTGATCAAGCTCAACCAGCCTGATACCCGTCAGCGCATCCTCGCTTTTTCCTCCACCGGCAAGGTGCCGCTGCTCAAGAGTGAGCAGGGTGTGATCGCCGATTCCCTGGCCATTGCCGAATACCTCAACGAACAGCACCCCGAAGCCCAACTGTGGCCTGCCGACGTAGCCGCCCGTGCCCAGGCCCGTTCGGCTTGCGCACAGATGCACAGCGGTTTCTTCGCCTTGCGCAGCGCCATGCCGTTCGACCTGTCGCGTGACCAGGCCCTGGACGATATACCGCTTGAGGTGCAGGTCGACATCGATCGCATCGTCGCGCTGTGGTCCGAATGCCGCGTGGTGGCCAAGGACAGCGGCCCGTTCCTGTTCGGCAAGCCGAGCCTGGCCGACGCCTTCTTCGCCCCGGTGGCCGTGCGCCTGCGCACCTACCGCGTAGAGGTGCCGGCAGAGGCGGCAGCCTACATCGAAACCATTTATCAGTGGCCAGCCTTCCAGGCATGGCAGCAGGCCGGCCTGGCGGAGCGTGAAGGGTGA